One Sphingomonas sabuli genomic region harbors:
- a CDS encoding TonB-dependent receptor, producing MSFGLTSFVVSLAAGASPLAMEASASVDAADAIAAAEADTAEPIIVEGKRDRYGARTTSTATKTNTDVKDIPQALTVISERQIEDQQLRSVADLLNFVPGATPGTGEGNRDQFTLRGNNTTADLFVDGIRDDVQYFRDFYNVDRVEVLRGPNAMIFGRGGGGGVVNRVTKRSTLSPIRDVSLAGDSEGGVRLAADLDQPLSGSVGLRVNGVYEHGESFRDHVGLERYGFNPTVGILAGPATRVDLSYEYFHDRRTTDRGVPADNGRPLDGYDDVFFGDPELSFARVDANVGQVAVQRDLSPGLTLRNRTLLGDYDKFYQNVYPSDLDETTGEVVLGAYNNATKRRNLFSQTDLIWKTVLGGVDQTVLFGFEVGQQKSRNRRLSGTFAGSNRVPLSDPTVDADLTFAPSASDTDNRTRATIAALYVQDQIRPSEWLEIVAGLRFDRFKLRVDDYRAAGGQFERVDEMISPRLGIVLKPQGNLSLYANYARSFLPQSGDQFGGLDIGTEALKPERFDNYELGAKWEPVAGLLATAALYQLDRTNTRAPNPDGSGTVVLTGEQRTRGLEIGLERSVTDRWQVSAGYALQKSEITAATSACPAGDCEAPLVPRHSFSMWNRYDVTPALGLGLGLIARSKSFASISNQVVLPGYARVDAAAFYKLTDAIKLQVNVENVFGADYFPTAHNDNNIGPGAPRTVKAAIRFGF from the coding sequence ATGTCTTTCGGTCTGACTTCGTTCGTAGTTTCTCTCGCTGCCGGTGCTTCGCCGCTTGCCATGGAGGCCAGTGCCTCGGTCGACGCGGCCGACGCAATTGCCGCGGCCGAAGCGGATACGGCGGAGCCAATCATCGTCGAAGGCAAGCGTGACCGCTATGGCGCGCGCACGACCAGCACGGCGACCAAGACCAACACGGACGTCAAGGATATCCCGCAAGCGCTGACGGTCATTTCCGAACGCCAGATCGAGGATCAGCAGTTGCGCTCGGTGGCCGACCTGCTCAACTTCGTGCCCGGAGCTACGCCCGGCACCGGTGAAGGCAACCGCGACCAGTTCACGCTGCGCGGCAACAACACGACCGCCGACCTGTTCGTCGACGGCATCCGCGACGATGTCCAATATTTCCGCGACTTCTATAATGTGGACCGGGTCGAGGTGCTGCGCGGACCAAATGCGATGATCTTCGGCCGCGGCGGCGGCGGCGGCGTCGTCAATCGCGTGACAAAGCGGTCGACCCTGTCCCCGATCCGCGATGTTTCGCTGGCCGGCGATAGCGAAGGCGGCGTTCGCCTTGCGGCCGACCTCGATCAGCCCTTGTCCGGGTCGGTCGGGCTGCGCGTCAACGGCGTGTACGAACATGGCGAAAGCTTCCGCGACCACGTCGGGCTGGAACGCTACGGCTTCAATCCGACCGTCGGCATCCTCGCCGGTCCGGCGACCCGCGTCGATCTGTCGTACGAATATTTCCATGACCGCCGGACGACCGACCGCGGCGTGCCCGCCGACAACGGTCGCCCGCTGGACGGCTATGACGATGTCTTCTTCGGCGATCCGGAACTGAGCTTCGCGCGCGTCGACGCCAATGTCGGCCAGGTCGCGGTGCAGCGCGACTTGTCGCCCGGTCTTACCCTGCGCAACCGGACGCTGCTCGGCGATTACGACAAGTTCTACCAGAACGTGTACCCGTCCGACCTCGACGAGACGACTGGCGAAGTCGTGCTCGGCGCGTACAACAACGCGACCAAGCGGCGGAACCTGTTCAGCCAGACGGACCTCATCTGGAAGACCGTGCTCGGCGGCGTCGACCAGACCGTCCTGTTCGGTTTCGAGGTCGGCCAGCAAAAGTCGCGCAACCGGCGTTTGAGCGGGACCTTCGCCGGCAGCAACCGGGTGCCGCTCAGCGACCCGACCGTGGATGCGGACTTGACCTTCGCGCCGTCCGCATCCGACACGGACAACCGCACCCGGGCGACGATCGCCGCGCTGTACGTGCAGGACCAGATCCGCCCATCGGAATGGCTGGAGATCGTGGCCGGCCTGCGCTTCGACCGCTTCAAGCTCCGCGTGGACGATTATCGCGCCGCCGGCGGCCAGTTCGAGCGCGTCGACGAGATGATTTCGCCGCGCCTTGGCATCGTGCTCAAGCCACAAGGCAATCTGTCGCTGTATGCCAATTACGCCCGCTCCTTTCTGCCGCAGTCGGGCGACCAGTTCGGCGGCCTCGATATCGGCACGGAAGCGCTGAAGCCGGAGCGGTTCGACAATTACGAGCTGGGCGCGAAGTGGGAGCCGGTCGCCGGTCTGCTGGCCACGGCCGCGCTTTACCAGCTCGATCGCACGAACACCCGCGCCCCCAATCCGGACGGCAGCGGCACGGTGGTCCTGACTGGCGAGCAGCGCACGCGCGGGCTGGAGATAGGACTGGAACGCAGCGTTACCGATCGCTGGCAGGTGTCGGCCGGATACGCGCTGCAGAAGTCGGAAATCACCGCGGCAACCAGCGCTTGCCCGGCCGGCGATTGCGAAGCGCCGCTGGTCCCGCGCCACAGCTTCTCGATGTGGAATCGCTACGACGTGACTCCGGCGCTCGGGCTCGGCCTTGGCCTCATCGCGCGCAGCAAGTCGTTTGCGTCGATCAGCAACCAGGTCGTGCTGCCCGGCTATGCCCGGGTCGACGCCGCCGCCTTCTACAAGCTGACCGACGCGATCAAGCTGCAGGTCAATGTCGAGAATGTGTTCGGTGCCGACTATTTCCCGACCGCGCATAACGACAACAACATCGGCCCGGGTGCGCCGCGCACGGTCAAAGCCGCGATCCGCTTCGGCTTCTAG
- the smc gene encoding chromosome segregation protein SMC, whose translation MRIRRLKLSGFKSFVEPTELRIEPGLTGVVGPNGCGKSNLLEAIRWVMGEGSPKSLRGGGMEDVIFAGTATRPPRDFAEVSILLDRDGEDGGEGEVTRRIERGAGSAYRIDGRDVRAKDVSLLFADAATGAHSPALVSQGKVGSIIASKPVERRQLLEEAAGISGLHARRKDAEQKLRAAEANLARLSELLSDQEQRAASLRRQARAAERYRALTDRIRGVEARLVHARWVEADHSAEEARQEAAAAEAEVGKLRTAIEQARMAQALAEKRLDERRRATADARARGSEIAHQLATARARRDTITRRMAELERLESATATDIGREEALREDASRAIGQLDEERATIDRRLAGGEGEATRLAKELAELEDTSRQAEAGLADLLARQAAMRAERRVAEAAVEAARAHASRTETERDRLKQQLAALADGSDDERQRDEAIARATAAEKARALAEKQVEAAEAGRTQAADDRDAAESELANARAAQSAARAEHDALSRALQQGGGSVVARLRADPGFEQALAAALGDDADADIGEDGSRRWQGSEPQAGDPALGKDLIRLADHVEAPAELSRRLRQVGVADADTGQALAVGQRLVTRDGRMRRWDGFVAEGAGAAAAERLIRANRLAELARQLPGLDGKLEAAETRRSDAVEAVDRLRQEAESARAAVTAAERELREAERAGDSAAAAIERVQAQRSALDQRLGDLAPLAKAAAEAVAGADATLAALPDPADLEAQVEGAREAAGAAGSAVADKRAEAATRAREESAARERHGAAGREQDEWRRRLADAERRLEQGRERLGQQREERSALAEEPDALDAQVADLERQSAGSEAVVADAATAERETESMVAEASAAVNAASESSATARERRAAAQARSEAQEARRNEYARICLEKFECVPQRLPEAMGFDPAETPDPDAESATLEKLTADRDRIGPVNLVAEQELAEIEADRLRGAEEAEELTQAIHRLRGSIGSLNREGRVRLLEAFEKVNDHFRSLFTTLFEGGQAHLELVESDDPLEAGLEIMAQPPGKRLSALTLLSGGEQALTAIALIFALFLTNPAPICVLDEVDAPLDDANVERFCDLLERMTRETDTRYLIVTHNAVTMSRMHRLYGVTMIEKGISRLVSVDLGGAETLLAAE comes from the coding sequence TTGCGCATCCGGAGGCTGAAGCTCAGCGGGTTCAAGAGCTTCGTCGAACCGACGGAGCTTCGCATCGAGCCCGGCCTGACCGGCGTGGTCGGGCCCAACGGGTGCGGCAAGTCCAACCTCCTCGAAGCCATCCGCTGGGTGATGGGCGAAGGCAGCCCGAAGTCGCTTCGCGGCGGCGGAATGGAAGATGTCATCTTCGCCGGCACCGCCACCCGCCCGCCGCGCGACTTCGCCGAAGTGTCGATCCTGCTCGACCGCGACGGTGAGGACGGCGGCGAGGGGGAAGTCACCCGCCGGATTGAGCGGGGCGCGGGATCCGCCTATCGCATCGACGGCCGCGACGTCCGCGCGAAGGATGTCTCGCTTCTGTTCGCCGACGCCGCGACCGGCGCGCACAGCCCGGCGCTGGTCAGCCAAGGCAAGGTCGGGTCGATCATCGCATCGAAGCCGGTCGAGCGGCGGCAATTGCTGGAAGAGGCGGCGGGCATTTCCGGCCTGCATGCGCGGCGCAAGGATGCCGAACAGAAACTGCGCGCGGCCGAAGCGAATCTCGCTCGCCTGTCGGAACTGCTCAGCGACCAGGAACAGCGGGCGGCCAGCCTGCGGCGGCAAGCGCGGGCAGCGGAGCGCTATCGTGCGCTGACCGACCGGATCCGCGGCGTCGAAGCGCGCCTGGTCCACGCCCGCTGGGTCGAAGCCGACCATTCGGCCGAGGAGGCGCGGCAGGAAGCGGCCGCCGCCGAAGCCGAAGTCGGCAAGCTGCGCACCGCCATCGAGCAGGCGCGGATGGCGCAGGCGCTGGCCGAAAAGCGGCTCGACGAGCGGCGACGCGCGACCGCCGACGCGCGGGCGCGGGGGAGCGAAATCGCCCATCAACTGGCGACCGCGCGGGCGCGGCGCGACACGATCACTCGGCGCATGGCCGAGCTGGAACGGCTGGAGTCCGCGACCGCGACCGATATCGGCCGGGAGGAAGCGCTGCGCGAGGATGCGTCCCGGGCCATCGGGCAGCTGGACGAGGAACGCGCCACCATCGACCGGCGGCTGGCCGGCGGCGAGGGCGAAGCCACGCGGCTGGCGAAGGAACTGGCCGAGCTTGAAGACACGTCACGCCAGGCGGAGGCAGGGCTTGCCGACCTGCTTGCCCGGCAGGCGGCGATGCGCGCCGAGCGGCGGGTCGCGGAAGCCGCGGTCGAAGCCGCGCGCGCCCACGCGTCACGCACCGAAACCGAGCGCGACCGGCTGAAGCAGCAGCTCGCTGCGCTTGCCGACGGCTCCGATGACGAACGGCAACGGGACGAGGCGATCGCGCGCGCAACCGCTGCAGAGAAGGCACGCGCCCTGGCGGAAAAGCAGGTCGAGGCGGCCGAGGCGGGGCGCACCCAGGCGGCCGACGATCGCGACGCGGCGGAAAGCGAACTGGCCAATGCGCGGGCTGCGCAGTCGGCGGCTCGGGCCGAGCACGATGCCCTGTCGCGGGCGCTGCAACAGGGCGGCGGTTCGGTCGTGGCTAGGCTGCGCGCCGATCCGGGTTTCGAGCAGGCGCTGGCCGCCGCGCTGGGCGACGATGCCGACGCGGATATCGGGGAGGACGGGTCGCGCCGCTGGCAGGGTAGCGAGCCGCAGGCCGGCGATCCGGCGCTGGGCAAGGATTTGATCCGCCTCGCCGACCATGTCGAGGCGCCGGCCGAATTGTCGCGCCGGTTGCGGCAGGTTGGCGTCGCCGACGCCGACACCGGCCAGGCGCTCGCGGTCGGACAAAGGTTGGTGACCCGCGACGGGCGGATGCGGCGGTGGGACGGCTTCGTTGCGGAAGGCGCCGGCGCTGCCGCTGCCGAACGGTTGATCCGCGCCAACCGGCTGGCGGAGCTTGCGCGGCAATTGCCGGGCCTGGACGGCAAGCTGGAGGCTGCCGAAACCCGGCGAAGCGATGCGGTAGAGGCCGTCGACCGGCTGCGCCAGGAAGCGGAAAGCGCTCGCGCCGCGGTGACGGCGGCCGAGCGGGAATTGCGCGAGGCCGAGCGGGCCGGCGACAGCGCCGCCGCCGCGATCGAACGCGTGCAGGCGCAGCGCAGCGCGCTCGACCAGCGCTTGGGCGATCTCGCTCCGCTGGCCAAGGCCGCGGCCGAAGCGGTGGCGGGCGCGGACGCGACCCTTGCGGCCTTGCCCGATCCGGCCGACCTCGAAGCACAGGTCGAAGGCGCGCGCGAAGCGGCGGGCGCCGCCGGTTCGGCGGTTGCCGACAAGCGCGCCGAAGCCGCCACCCGCGCGCGCGAGGAATCGGCGGCGCGCGAACGGCATGGGGCGGCAGGCCGCGAGCAGGACGAATGGAGGCGCAGGCTGGCCGATGCCGAACGCCGGTTGGAGCAAGGCCGCGAGCGGCTGGGGCAGCAGCGAGAGGAGCGCTCGGCGCTGGCCGAAGAACCCGACGCACTCGACGCCCAGGTCGCCGATTTGGAGAGGCAGAGCGCTGGGAGCGAGGCCGTCGTCGCGGACGCGGCGACAGCCGAGCGCGAGACCGAAAGCATGGTCGCCGAGGCTTCTGCGGCGGTGAACGCGGCGTCGGAATCGTCGGCGACTGCGCGCGAACGGCGCGCGGCCGCGCAGGCGCGGTCGGAAGCGCAGGAGGCGCGCCGCAACGAATACGCTCGCATCTGCCTCGAGAAGTTCGAATGCGTGCCGCAGCGGCTGCCCGAGGCGATGGGTTTCGACCCGGCGGAAACGCCCGACCCGGATGCCGAGTCGGCGACGCTCGAGAAGCTGACCGCCGACCGCGACCGCATCGGGCCGGTGAACCTGGTCGCTGAACAGGAACTGGCGGAAATCGAGGCCGACCGCCTGCGCGGAGCCGAGGAAGCCGAGGAATTGACCCAGGCGATCCATCGGCTGCGCGGATCGATCGGCAGCCTCAACCGCGAAGGACGCGTGCGGCTGCTCGAGGCGTTCGAAAAGGTCAACGACCACTTCCGCAGCCTGTTCACCACGCTGTTCGAAGGCGGGCAGGCGCACCTCGAACTGGTCGAAAGCGACGACCCGCTGGAAGCCGGGCTGGAGATCATGGCCCAGCCGCCGGGCAAGCGGCTGTCCGCGCTGACCCTCCTGTCGGGCGGCGAGCAGGCGTTGACCGCAATCGCGCTAATCTTCGCCCTGTTCCTCACCAACCCGGCGCCGATCTGCGTTCTGGACGAAGTCGACGCGCCGCTCGACGACGCCAACGTCGAGCGCTTTTGCGACCTGCTCGAGCGGATGACGCGGGAAACGGACACTCGCTATCTGATCGTCACCCACAACGCGGTGACGATGAGCCGCATGCACCGGCTCTACGGCGTGACGATGATCGAAAAAGGTATCAGCCGGCTGGTGTCCGTGGACCTCGGCGGGGCGGAAACCCTGCTCGCTGCGGAGTAA
- a CDS encoding thioredoxin domain-containing protein, with amino-acid sequence MKRSSLFLAAAAALASSGCNAEGGSNSAAATSADAGAVAGEAVTPPANGDWSQVVRATPQGGFVMGNPNAKAKLVELGSMTCPHCAEFEETAGAALVQKYVKTGQVSWEFRNFVRDPFDIAASLIARCNGAKTFFPLTRALYSDQREWIDRLQSAPEAQLQAVTALGPDKQFLEVAKLADLQKWAAQRGVPTAKSTQCLTDQTGVNQLVQMNSDVASQYPDFKGTPSFVLNGKLLDATATWEKLEPQLKAAVGS; translated from the coding sequence ATGAAGCGCAGCTCTCTATTCCTTGCCGCGGCGGCGGCCCTGGCCAGCAGCGGGTGCAACGCCGAAGGCGGCAGCAACAGCGCGGCCGCGACGTCGGCCGATGCCGGCGCGGTCGCCGGCGAAGCGGTGACGCCGCCGGCCAACGGCGACTGGTCGCAGGTCGTCCGCGCGACCCCGCAGGGCGGGTTCGTGATGGGCAATCCCAACGCCAAGGCGAAACTGGTCGAGCTTGGCTCGATGACCTGCCCGCACTGTGCCGAGTTCGAGGAAACCGCTGGCGCGGCGCTGGTCCAGAAATATGTGAAGACCGGCCAGGTGAGCTGGGAATTCCGCAACTTCGTGCGCGATCCGTTCGACATCGCCGCATCGCTGATCGCGCGCTGCAACGGCGCGAAGACCTTTTTCCCGCTGACCCGGGCACTCTACAGCGACCAGCGCGAATGGATCGACAGGCTGCAGTCGGCGCCGGAAGCGCAGCTGCAGGCGGTCACCGCCCTTGGCCCGGACAAGCAGTTCCTTGAAGTCGCCAAGCTTGCCGACCTGCAGAAGTGGGCGGCGCAGCGCGGCGTACCGACGGCCAAGAGCACGCAATGCCTGACCGACCAGACTGGGGTAAATCAGCTGGTCCAGATGAACAGCGACGTCGCCAGCCAGTACCCCGATTTCAAGGGCACGCCGAGCTTCGTGCTCAACGGCAAGCTACTCGACGCCACCGCGACCTGGGAAAAGCTGGAACCGCAGTTGAAGGCTGCGGTCGGCAGCTAA
- a CDS encoding DUF721 domain-containing protein, which produces MRVGKADKEDAPRHRRARSAGELIGNAGGPAFRRFGFIQASVVSRWPEIVGDRYARVSSPESIRFPAGRKSGGVLSIVVQGAHAPLMQHLAPVIVERVNRFFGYSAVAKLSFRQGAPVARPAKVERPELRPVPNEIGEGLREIADPELRACLEALAARIEASDGPAKVVSPESIPIPISGVIK; this is translated from the coding sequence ATGCGGGTGGGAAAAGCTGACAAGGAGGACGCGCCGCGCCATCGGCGTGCGCGCTCGGCCGGGGAGTTGATCGGCAATGCCGGCGGCCCGGCCTTCCGCCGCTTCGGCTTCATCCAGGCGTCGGTGGTCAGCCGCTGGCCGGAAATCGTCGGCGACCGCTATGCCCGGGTCTCCTCGCCGGAATCGATCCGTTTCCCGGCCGGGCGAAAGTCGGGCGGCGTGCTCAGCATCGTCGTCCAGGGCGCGCATGCGCCGCTGATGCAACATCTGGCGCCGGTGATCGTCGAGCGGGTCAACCGCTTCTTCGGCTATTCGGCGGTCGCCAAGCTTTCATTCAGGCAGGGTGCGCCAGTGGCGCGCCCGGCCAAGGTGGAGCGACCCGAGCTTCGCCCGGTGCCGAACGAGATTGGAGAGGGGTTGCGGGAAATCGCCGATCCGGAGCTTCGCGCCTGCCTAGAGGCCCTTGCGGCCCGCATCGAGGCAAGCGATGGCCCGGCCAAGGTCGTTTCCCCCGAATCGATCCCGATCCCAATAAGCGGAGTGATCAAATGA
- a CDS encoding A/G-specific adenine glycosylase, with protein MRANLSDRLLQHYVDKCRALPWRSPPGSPPPDSYRVWLSEVMLQQTTVAAVTPRFERFLARWPTVEALAAALDEDVLAEWAGLGYYARARNLIACAREVAARGGFPTTEAGLRALPGIGDYTAAAIAAIAFGAHAVVIDANVERVTCRLFALAAPTRGDLRAAVASITPAERAGDFAQAMMDLGATICRPRAPLCDSCPLRDDCRAFASGNPERFPAPKAKAAKPVRHGVAQWIERDGAIWLVRRPTKGLLGGMAALPGPVWTAERQANAPELARVRHVFTHFALELAVVAAADPVGEGWWQPFDTLADAGLPTLYRRAVDAVLTERGRIAA; from the coding sequence ATGCGCGCCAATCTCAGCGACCGGCTGCTCCAACATTATGTGGATAAGTGCCGGGCGCTGCCGTGGCGCTCCCCGCCCGGTTCGCCACCGCCAGACTCCTACAGGGTCTGGCTGAGCGAGGTGATGCTGCAGCAGACGACGGTGGCGGCCGTGACACCGCGCTTCGAACGCTTTCTGGCCCGCTGGCCAACGGTGGAAGCGTTGGCGGCCGCCCTTGACGAGGACGTTCTCGCCGAATGGGCCGGCCTTGGCTATTACGCCCGCGCCCGCAATCTCATTGCCTGCGCCCGCGAAGTGGCAGCGCGAGGCGGCTTTCCGACGACCGAAGCCGGACTGCGCGCGCTGCCCGGGATCGGCGACTACACCGCCGCGGCGATTGCCGCGATCGCGTTCGGCGCCCACGCAGTGGTCATTGATGCCAACGTCGAACGCGTGACCTGCCGGCTGTTCGCGCTGGCCGCGCCGACCAGGGGCGACCTGCGTGCTGCCGTCGCCTCGATCACTCCCGCCGAACGGGCCGGCGACTTTGCACAGGCAATGATGGACCTTGGCGCCACCATCTGCCGCCCGCGCGCGCCGCTGTGCGATTCATGCCCGCTCCGCGACGACTGCCGCGCCTTCGCCAGCGGCAACCCCGAACGATTTCCGGCGCCGAAGGCCAAGGCCGCCAAACCTGTCCGCCACGGCGTCGCCCAGTGGATCGAACGAGACGGAGCGATCTGGCTGGTGCGGCGGCCGACCAAGGGACTGCTCGGCGGGATGGCGGCGCTGCCCGGTCCAGTATGGACCGCGGAGCGGCAGGCGAACGCGCCCGAGCTTGCCCGCGTCCGCCATGTCTTCACCCATTTCGCGCTGGAACTGGCCGTGGTCGCAGCCGCGGATCCGGTTGGCGAGGGCTGGTGGCAGCCGTTCGACACGTTGGCCGACGCCGGGCTGCCGACCCTGTACCGCCGCGCCGTCGACGCGGTGCTGACCGAACGAGGCCGGATTGCAGCCTGA
- the nudC gene encoding NAD(+) diphosphatase codes for MQPDVFFAGAGLDRADAARADAELLSSYARSPLAAELVWADGLPAVSQGGDLLWQPVGDGALFLGLDGDRPRFSPLQATVGGWPAVMPLVGCLSPAQAPIFAAAMSLARWHSTHGFCANCGAPSDLVRGGWSRRCGTCGTEHYPRVDPVAIMLVEHDGRLLLGRSHYYSPGRYSALAGFVEVGESLEDAVAREVLEEAGVVVTDVAYVASQPWPFPSSLMIGCRASALDDRLTIDRTELDDARWFTRAEVAAAVAGADEAPFGPPPPFAIARSLLEHWLTA; via the coding sequence TTGCAGCCTGACGTTTTCTTCGCCGGCGCAGGTCTGGACCGGGCCGACGCCGCGCGGGCCGATGCGGAATTGCTCTCCAGCTATGCCCGAAGCCCGCTCGCCGCCGAACTGGTGTGGGCCGATGGCTTGCCTGCCGTGTCGCAAGGCGGCGACCTGCTGTGGCAGCCGGTCGGCGATGGCGCGCTGTTCCTTGGCCTTGACGGCGACCGGCCGCGCTTTTCCCCGCTGCAGGCCACGGTCGGCGGCTGGCCGGCGGTGATGCCGCTGGTCGGTTGCCTGTCGCCGGCGCAGGCCCCGATCTTCGCCGCGGCGATGAGCCTTGCCCGCTGGCATTCGACGCATGGCTTTTGTGCCAATTGCGGCGCGCCCAGCGACCTCGTCCGCGGCGGCTGGTCGCGACGCTGCGGCACGTGCGGCACCGAACATTATCCGCGCGTCGATCCGGTCGCGATCATGCTGGTCGAACATGACGGCCGCCTGTTGCTCGGCCGGTCGCACTATTATTCGCCGGGCCGCTATTCGGCGCTGGCCGGCTTCGTCGAGGTCGGCGAATCGCTGGAAGACGCGGTGGCCCGCGAAGTGCTGGAGGAAGCAGGCGTCGTGGTGACCGACGTGGCATATGTCGCGAGCCAGCCATGGCCCTTCCCGTCGTCGCTGATGATCGGTTGCCGCGCGAGTGCGCTGGACGACCGATTGACCATCGATCGCACCGAACTGGACGACGCGCGCTGGTTCACTCGGGCAGAGGTCGCGGCGGCCGTGGCCGGCGCCGACGAGGCGCCTTTCGGCCCGCCGCCGCCCTTTGCGATCGCCCGCAGCCTGCTCGAACACTGGCTCACCGCTTGA
- a CDS encoding c-type cytochrome, with amino-acid sequence MDDRFNTMAGWVLAAGIVALGGSIVAGEVFHSERPEKMGYPIEGVVEEGEGGGEAEKPIAFYLASADAAQGEQVFKKCAACHNADNGGANALGPNLWGVLGEPVGKGKGFAFSEALASKGGTWNWDNMSAWLKSPKSFAPGTKMTFAGLSKPEDRAAILLYLNQQSSSPQPVPAAPAEAAAPAEGEAAAAENAAEATSNGAQKAEDEPVLNNPAADPKGNGEAAPQD; translated from the coding sequence ATGGACGACCGCTTCAACACAATGGCCGGCTGGGTGCTGGCTGCAGGAATCGTCGCACTGGGCGGCTCGATCGTCGCTGGGGAAGTGTTCCATTCCGAACGGCCCGAGAAGATGGGCTATCCGATCGAAGGTGTCGTCGAGGAAGGCGAAGGCGGGGGCGAAGCGGAAAAGCCGATCGCTTTCTACCTGGCATCGGCCGACGCCGCGCAGGGCGAACAGGTGTTCAAAAAGTGCGCTGCTTGCCACAACGCCGACAACGGCGGCGCCAACGCGCTCGGCCCCAACCTGTGGGGCGTGCTCGGCGAGCCGGTCGGCAAGGGCAAGGGCTTCGCCTTTTCCGAAGCGCTGGCCAGCAAGGGCGGTACCTGGAACTGGGACAATATGAGCGCGTGGCTGAAGAGCCCGAAGAGCTTTGCGCCCGGCACCAAGATGACCTTCGCGGGCTTGAGCAAGCCGGAAGACCGCGCCGCGATCCTGCTGTACCTCAACCAGCAAAGCAGCAGCCCGCAGCCGGTCCCGGCAGCGCCGGCCGAAGCCGCCGCCCCGGCGGAAGGCGAAGCGGCCGCAGCCGAAAACGCTGCCGAAGCGACCTCGAACGGCGCGCAAAAGGCGGAAGACGAGCCGGTGCTCAACAACCCCGCCGCCGATCCCAAGGGCAATGGCGAGGCCGCTCCGCAGGACTAA
- a CDS encoding LOG family protein, which produces MDDPVPPKRIFPSSKVDAEAAAHVPSIPQTESEAYKLAFQDMEFLLREDLRPVRFQLELLKPELLLKEANIASTFVFYGSARIPWPDQADQLVATATNDEQRRIAERLKEKSRYVVAAQELARLASTCDCDEDGQRHFVVCSGGGPSIMEGANRGAWQEGKDTIGLNIVLAHEQLPNRFVTPELSFQFHYFALRKMHFLLRARAVAVFPGGFGTFDEFFELLTLVQTGKVRPLPILLFGRDFWTRVVDFDALVEEGTISPHDLELIHWVEDPQEAWEYVVKYYERDPHPEPQQTSPPE; this is translated from the coding sequence ATGGACGATCCGGTACCCCCCAAGCGCATTTTTCCATCCTCCAAGGTCGACGCAGAGGCGGCGGCGCATGTCCCCTCGATCCCGCAAACGGAAAGCGAGGCTTACAAGCTGGCGTTCCAGGACATGGAATTCCTGTTGCGCGAGGACCTGCGCCCGGTCCGTTTCCAGCTTGAACTGCTGAAGCCCGAACTGCTGCTCAAGGAAGCGAATATCGCTTCGACCTTCGTCTTTTACGGTTCGGCGCGAATCCCGTGGCCGGACCAGGCCGACCAGTTGGTGGCGACCGCAACCAATGACGAGCAACGACGGATCGCCGAGAGGCTCAAGGAAAAATCCCGCTACGTCGTCGCGGCGCAGGAATTGGCGCGGCTCGCCAGCACCTGCGATTGCGACGAGGACGGACAGCGTCATTTTGTCGTCTGTTCGGGCGGCGGGCCGTCGATCATGGAAGGCGCCAATCGCGGCGCGTGGCAGGAAGGCAAGGACACGATCGGACTCAACATCGTGTTGGCCCACGAACAATTGCCCAACCGCTTCGTCACGCCGGAACTGAGCTTCCAGTTTCACTATTTCGCGCTGCGCAAGATGCATTTCCTGCTGCGCGCCCGCGCGGTGGCCGTGTTCCCCGGGGGGTTCGGCACCTTCGACGAATTTTTCGAGCTGCTGACATTGGTCCAGACGGGCAAGGTCCGCCCTCTACCGATCCTGCTGTTCGGCCGCGACTTCTGGACTCGCGTGGTCGATTTCGACGCGCTGGTCGAGGAAGGGACGATTTCTCCCCACGACCTCGAGCTGATCCATTGGGTCGAAGACCCGCAGGAAGCGTGGGAGTATGTCGTCAAATATTACGAGCGCGATCCGCACCCGGAACCGCAGCAGACGTCGCCGCCCGAATAA